One window of Candidatus Neomarinimicrobiota bacterium genomic DNA carries:
- the lnt gene encoding apolipoprotein N-acyltransferase has translation MIRRILNLSPWKLATLSGVLLGISFPPLRMGLLAWVGLVPLLRALDQSSPGKGAALGYLSGFVANSVALYWLSFNSGAPLPVVFASMMGAALYLAFFWAVIASLFCFIQVRTGKGLAILPLLWVVVENAMSLGPLGFPWASLATTQSEYLPVIQLAEYTGIYGISFWLLLLNVLVYRYLFIPSAVKRRLLPLAILFMVIPWLYGYIQMATHANQAGHGKPFQVALIQPNVGPHEKWSPERRNWVMERLDSMYVEAAETNPQLIVWPESATPFYLRRNFRWLNLVRRRVRETQIPLLTGAVDWEETGGDRRIHNSVLLIQPHRPIGAYHKIRLVPMGEYNPFFNGVSFSDQLGVGHFTPGESHTVFEVENVPFSAIICFESAFPKLVRKFVQAGARMIVIVVNDGWFGNTSEPYQHAALARFRAVEHRMPVVRCANTGISAVYDPAGRMTKRLGVDSNGIISSGIYPGEQLTFYAKHGDLFSVICLAFTLILGSWFWTRTK, from the coding sequence GTGATCCGGAGGATCTTAAACCTCTCTCCCTGGAAGCTGGCCACGCTTTCGGGAGTTCTTCTGGGAATCTCATTTCCGCCCCTTAGGATGGGGCTTTTGGCATGGGTGGGCCTGGTGCCTCTTCTCAGAGCCCTCGATCAATCAAGTCCAGGAAAAGGCGCAGCCCTGGGCTATCTTTCCGGATTCGTAGCAAACTCGGTAGCCCTCTACTGGCTTTCCTTTAATTCGGGTGCACCCCTCCCCGTTGTCTTTGCTTCCATGATGGGTGCGGCCCTCTACCTGGCCTTCTTCTGGGCTGTTATCGCTTCACTGTTTTGTTTCATACAGGTTCGCACGGGTAAAGGGCTGGCAATTCTCCCACTCTTGTGGGTCGTGGTGGAAAATGCCATGTCTTTGGGACCGCTCGGCTTCCCGTGGGCTTCCCTGGCAACGACACAGTCGGAATACCTGCCTGTCATACAGCTGGCAGAATACACGGGGATCTACGGTATCTCATTCTGGCTTCTCCTGCTGAATGTTCTTGTCTATCGCTACCTCTTTATCCCCTCTGCTGTTAAGAGGCGTCTCCTCCCTCTGGCGATTCTGTTCATGGTCATTCCCTGGCTATATGGATACATCCAGATGGCGACACATGCCAACCAGGCTGGTCATGGGAAGCCCTTCCAGGTTGCGCTCATTCAACCCAATGTGGGACCCCATGAGAAATGGTCTCCAGAGAGGCGCAATTGGGTAATGGAGCGACTCGATTCGATGTATGTGGAAGCAGCGGAGACCAATCCTCAATTGATAGTATGGCCGGAAAGTGCAACACCTTTCTACTTGAGGAGGAACTTCAGATGGCTCAACCTGGTAAGACGGAGAGTGAGAGAGACGCAGATTCCACTTCTGACAGGCGCGGTCGACTGGGAGGAAACAGGAGGAGACCGGAGAATTCACAACAGTGTTCTTCTCATTCAACCGCATCGCCCCATCGGAGCATATCACAAAATTCGACTTGTTCCCATGGGCGAATATAATCCATTTTTCAATGGAGTGTCTTTTTCGGACCAACTGGGCGTGGGTCACTTCACTCCAGGTGAATCCCATACCGTGTTTGAGGTAGAGAATGTTCCTTTCTCCGCCATCATCTGCTTCGAATCCGCTTTCCCTAAACTTGTCCGAAAGTTTGTGCAAGCGGGGGCCAGAATGATCGTGATCGTTGTGAATGATGGCTGGTTTGGAAACACATCTGAGCCTTACCAGCACGCCGCACTCGCCCGATTCAGGGCCGTGGAGCATCGCATGCCAGTGGTCAGGTGCGCCAACACAGGTATTTCCGCTGTTTACGATCCCGCCGGACGCATGACTAAGCGGTTGGGCGTGGACAGTAATGGGATTATCTCATCCGGCATTTACCCGGGGGAACAATTGACATTTTATGCGAAACATGGTGATCTTTTCTCCGTCATTTGCCTCGCTTTTACTCTTATCCTAGGATCCTGGTTTTGGACGCGAACAAAATAA
- a CDS encoding energy-coupling factor transporter transmembrane component T: MKQGPNTLSWLVLLVAFLILIFRSVTLLQYIWLVMALLVTLTFQRVPVRSIWSRLRPLLIFLPLMFVFYLLLSLILADVSFRETAWTVLVSSSRILLMVLGVAIFLEVTSPMAILDSLRTVWRALGISFRPIEDFFQLLYLSLRFFPMLREEVHSISNLRKALDLPTDGNRLRRIKQMAIYLPGLISNCLHRADNLAVAMETRRYGLILPRGLAHPVRFHLADAALPVILFLLIAGHIALDQL; the protein is encoded by the coding sequence GTGAAACAAGGCCCTAACACTCTCTCATGGCTCGTCCTTTTGGTGGCCTTTCTCATATTGATTTTTCGCTCTGTTACCCTGTTGCAGTACATCTGGCTGGTGATGGCTCTTCTGGTGACACTCACCTTTCAACGTGTCCCCGTTCGGTCCATCTGGTCACGCCTGAGGCCCCTGCTCATATTCTTACCCCTTATGTTCGTTTTTTATCTACTTCTTTCCCTGATCCTTGCGGACGTATCGTTCCGGGAGACGGCTTGGACAGTCCTGGTATCAAGCAGCAGGATTCTTCTCATGGTCCTCGGCGTAGCTATCTTCCTGGAGGTGACGAGCCCCATGGCCATTCTGGATTCTCTGAGGACCGTTTGGAGAGCACTCGGCATTTCGTTTCGCCCCATTGAGGATTTCTTCCAGTTGCTGTACCTATCACTTAGATTTTTTCCCATGTTAAGAGAAGAAGTTCACTCAATCTCAAACCTCCGGAAAGCACTGGATCTTCCCACCGACGGGAACAGGCTGAGGAGGATCAAGCAGATGGCGATCTATCTCCCGGGACTCATATCGAATTGCCTCCATCGCGCTGACAATTTAGCCGTCGCGATGGAAACTCGACGTTACGGCCTCATCTTGCCGCGTGGACTTGCCCATCCCGTCAGATTTCATCTCGCGGATGCGGCCCTGCCTGTTATTCTATTCCTTTTGATAGCGGGACACATCGCCCTTGACCAACTTTAA
- the truA gene encoding tRNA pseudouridine(38-40) synthase TruA, which translates to MTNFKITVEYDGTHFSGWQLQRDRRTVQGELEKAAKRLNGGRRVRIHGAGRTDAGVHARGQVANFKLAEQWKSEELKDALNGNLEEDILVNGCESVSGSFHARHSAIRRLYRYYCLTRFSVMNRKYVWSVPAEMSLTSLRQCAGLIQGSKDFTSFCKYVPHQRNRQCVVNQSQWIKRGDFVIFTIESNRFLQHMIRYLVGTMMEVAKRNLTGEDFETLLASRDPAAKVFKAPPNGLFLEKVAYL; encoded by the coding sequence TTGACCAACTTTAAGATCACCGTTGAATACGATGGCACTCACTTTTCCGGCTGGCAGCTGCAGCGAGATCGGAGGACTGTCCAGGGGGAACTGGAAAAGGCTGCGAAGAGATTGAACGGGGGGCGTCGCGTGCGGATTCATGGTGCGGGAAGAACTGATGCCGGGGTCCATGCCAGAGGTCAAGTAGCGAACTTTAAGCTCGCGGAACAGTGGAAAAGTGAAGAGCTGAAGGACGCCCTCAATGGGAATCTGGAGGAGGATATTCTCGTGAACGGTTGTGAAAGCGTATCCGGAAGTTTTCATGCTCGACACAGTGCCATTCGGAGGTTATATCGGTATTACTGTCTCACCCGGTTCAGCGTAATGAACAGAAAATATGTCTGGAGCGTACCTGCGGAGATGTCGTTGACGAGCCTCAGGCAGTGTGCCGGACTCATTCAGGGCAGCAAGGATTTCACCTCTTTCTGCAAGTACGTTCCCCACCAGCGGAACCGGCAGTGCGTCGTCAATCAATCTCAGTGGATAAAACGTGGGGATTTTGTAATTTTTACGATTGAGTCCAATCGTTTTCTTCAGCACATGATCAGGTATCTTGTGGGCACCATGATGGAGGTGGCGAAAAGAAATTTGACCGGGGAGGACTTCGAGACGCTTCTGGCGTCTCGCGACCCAGCAGCAAAGGTCTTCAAGGCTCCTCCCAATGGACTGTTTCTGGAGAAAGTAGCTTATCTATGA
- a CDS encoding trypsin-like peptidase domain-containing protein codes for MNRMITCRKWWVVGLLFSCLGFSLFIDSLAYASDDIDRSRETAITRAIARVGPSVASINVVQIKEYYRAPFFDDPFFQFLFPEGPFRQRIKSLGSGVVISPDGYVITNQHVIEAADEIIVTLPGGKQYDAEIVGQDRTTDMAVLKIDGKRLQYAQLGNSDELLMGEWVIALGNPFGLFDVNKQPTATLGIISSVDLDFGREFSGRIYQEMIQTDAAINQGNSGGPLCDSNGEVIGINTFIFTGGTYSEGSIGIGFAIPINRARDIAEELKRYGKIDRSFTTGLLVQPVNRSLARYLRLPRVGGVIITEVEPGSTAENAGLQVGDVISEVNGQPVDSKGDVLRIIEENYLRAGDRIEIRYYRDGKERKASLRLSKT; via the coding sequence ATGAACCGGATGATAACGTGCCGAAAGTGGTGGGTGGTAGGGCTGCTGTTTTCATGCTTGGGATTCTCCCTCTTCATCGATTCCCTTGCCTACGCATCTGATGATATTGATAGGTCAAGGGAAACAGCCATTACGAGGGCCATAGCCAGGGTGGGACCCTCTGTAGCCAGCATCAATGTTGTCCAGATCAAGGAGTATTATCGGGCACCGTTCTTTGATGACCCATTCTTTCAGTTCCTCTTTCCCGAAGGACCCTTCAGGCAGCGGATCAAGAGCCTTGGTTCAGGTGTGGTTATCAGTCCCGATGGGTACGTTATCACTAACCAGCATGTTATTGAAGCGGCAGACGAGATCATTGTAACCCTCCCGGGAGGAAAGCAGTATGATGCAGAGATTGTGGGGCAGGATAGGACAACCGACATGGCTGTCCTCAAAATTGATGGTAAGAGATTGCAATACGCCCAACTGGGGAATTCCGATGAGCTTCTCATGGGTGAATGGGTGATCGCCCTGGGCAACCCTTTTGGACTGTTCGACGTGAATAAACAGCCTACGGCCACCTTGGGCATTATCAGTTCCGTGGATCTCGATTTCGGACGGGAGTTTTCCGGAAGGATTTATCAGGAAATGATCCAGACGGATGCAGCCATCAACCAAGGCAATAGTGGCGGGCCTCTCTGTGATTCCAATGGGGAGGTCATCGGTATCAACACCTTCATTTTCACGGGTGGGACCTATTCGGAGGGTTCCATAGGAATAGGATTTGCCATTCCCATCAATCGAGCCCGCGACATCGCCGAGGAGTTGAAAAGATACGGGAAGATCGACAGGAGTTTCACCACCGGATTGCTGGTTCAGCCGGTAAACAGGTCGCTAGCGAGATACCTGCGTCTGCCGAGGGTTGGTGGAGTAATCATAACGGAAGTTGAACCGGGAAGCACGGCAGAGAATGCCGGACTCCAGGTGGGAGACGTTATTTCTGAAGTCAATGGTCAACCGGTCGATTCCAAGGGCGATGTTCTTCGTATCATTGAGGAGAATTATCTCCGGGCAGGTGATAGGATTGAAATCCGGTATTACAGGGACGGGAAAGAAAGGAAAGCGTCCCTGAGATTGTCCAAGACGTAG
- a CDS encoding DUF4321 domain-containing protein — protein sequence MNSRRSIALIVVILFVGAIIGTLVGDLIAHVLPEGVVRQFFLQSAEFSLGGLAGSENDAISLDLGVFALIFGLRIKLSFAALLGLAAAYYFLRYFR from the coding sequence ATGAACAGTAGAAGATCAATCGCCCTTATTGTGGTTATCCTGTTTGTGGGCGCCATAATAGGAACGCTTGTTGGGGATCTCATTGCCCATGTATTGCCTGAGGGGGTTGTGAGACAATTCTTTCTGCAGAGCGCCGAGTTTTCGCTGGGCGGACTCGCGGGAAGCGAAAATGACGCGATCTCACTGGACCTGGGAGTTTTTGCGCTCATATTTGGGTTAAGGATAAAGTTGAGTTTTGCCGCCTTGCTCGGCTTGGCGGCCGCGTACTATTTCTTGAGATACTTCAGGTAG
- a CDS encoding twin-arginine translocase TatA/TatE family subunit has protein sequence MLHSMNIPVMVSIGGWEVLLIFLVVLLLFGAKRLPELARGLGKGIREFKGAVEGIEKELDEAAESVKREPEEDKPPGE, from the coding sequence ATGCTCCATTCGATGAACATCCCCGTCATGGTGAGTATTGGCGGCTGGGAAGTGCTTCTGATTTTTCTCGTTGTTCTGCTTCTTTTCGGGGCCAAGCGACTCCCCGAGTTAGCCCGAGGGTTGGGCAAAGGGATTCGGGAGTTCAAGGGCGCCGTGGAGGGAATTGAGAAAGAGCTCGACGAAGCGGCCGAGTCGGTGAAGCGAGAGCCGGAGGAGGACAAACCGCCCGGTGAATGA
- a CDS encoding VWA domain-containing protein yields MLEFSHPWVLVVLGFVPFLIWWYSRWGKHREGTVQFSSLDLVKRVSRLSGWWKVRLLWTLRMTVIGLIILGLARPRAATDLSRTRVNVLDIVLVLDISSSMRAEDFLPNRLEAAKSTAIDFIKGRRGDRIGLLVFAGESYIQCPLTIDYDVLEDLLGQVEIIDEAHDGTAIGMAIAHGINRLRGGGTKNKVMVLLSDGSNNMGELDPVTAAGFARDYGIKIYTIGVGSRGKAPYPVDDPVFGRRYVQVDVDMNESTLEQVAEETEGQYFRATDEENLARIYGEIDQLEKSEITVKEYRQYKEFFALLLFPAVLLAMGEGALSQAIFRRKD; encoded by the coding sequence GTGCTCGAGTTTAGTCATCCCTGGGTTCTCGTTGTGCTGGGATTCGTCCCCTTTCTCATCTGGTGGTATTCACGCTGGGGAAAACATCGGGAAGGGACTGTCCAGTTCTCGTCCCTTGATCTGGTAAAGCGTGTAAGCCGTCTGTCCGGGTGGTGGAAAGTAAGGCTGCTGTGGACCCTGAGGATGACGGTGATCGGTTTGATTATTCTCGGCCTGGCAAGGCCCCGGGCTGCGACAGACCTCTCAAGAACCAGAGTGAACGTCCTCGACATTGTTCTTGTACTCGACATCAGTAGCAGCATGCGCGCCGAAGACTTTCTCCCGAATCGGCTGGAAGCCGCCAAGTCCACGGCCATAGACTTCATAAAGGGTCGAAGGGGAGATCGCATCGGACTTCTTGTTTTTGCTGGTGAAAGCTACATCCAGTGCCCTCTGACCATCGATTATGACGTCTTGGAGGATCTTCTAGGACAGGTGGAGATTATCGATGAAGCACACGACGGCACTGCAATCGGAATGGCAATCGCCCACGGCATTAACAGACTCAGAGGGGGCGGCACGAAGAACAAGGTCATGGTGTTGCTATCGGACGGGAGCAATAATATGGGTGAATTGGATCCCGTAACGGCTGCCGGCTTCGCCCGGGACTATGGAATCAAAATCTATACCATTGGAGTAGGAAGCAGGGGGAAAGCGCCTTACCCCGTTGACGATCCGGTGTTCGGCAGGCGATACGTCCAGGTGGACGTGGACATGAACGAATCAACCCTTGAACAGGTGGCCGAAGAGACGGAGGGTCAGTACTTCAGAGCCACAGACGAGGAAAACCTGGCCCGGATCTATGGGGAAATTGACCAACTGGAAAAATCTGAAATTACCGTCAAGGAATATCGTCAGTATAAGGAGTTCTTCGCATTGCTACTGTTTCCCGCGGTTCTCCTG